TAGTGATTCGAAAGGGTTCGAAGGGGCCGTCCCCGAGAACCCGTAGCTGAAAAACCCAGGGAGGGGGTTTTTCAGCATCCTGATAGACGCGCAGGTCGGGGCCTGCCCCGGCACCCTCCCGGCGCCCCGGGAATCGTCGGGACGAGCCCCGACCCGCGGCCCGCCCGAGGGGCCGCCGGGATCCTCTCTTGGAGAACGCCATGACCGCGACGCTGTACGGCCCCAGCCTTCTTACCGAGCACGACGTGTACCTCTTCAAGGAAGGCCGGCACTTCCGCCTCTACGAGAAGCTCGGGGCCCACCCCCTGGAGCACGAAGGAGCCGAGGGGACGCTCTTTGCCGTGTGGGCCCCCAACGCGCAGGCGGTGTCGGTGCTGGGGGAGTGGAACGGGTGGGATCCGGGGGCCCATCCCCTGCAGCCCCGCTGGGACGGCTCTGGGATCTGGGAGGGCTTCGTCCCGGAGGTGGGCCACGGCGCCCACTACAAGTATCGGGTAGAGGGGCCGGGGGGCTTCCGAGCGGACAAGGGGGACCCCTACGCGACCCGCTGGGAGCCCCCCCCCCGCACCGCCTCCATCGTCCACGGCCTCGACTACGCGTGGGGCGACGGGGAGTGGATGGCCTCCCGGGGGAGCCGAAACGCCCTCTCGGCGCCCATGGCCGTCTACGAGGTCCACCTGGGCTCCTGGCGTCGCGTGCCCGAGGAGGGGGATCGCCCCCTCACCTACCGGGAGCTCGCCCCCCGGCTGGCCGAGCATTGCCGGGAGATGGGGTTTACCCACGTGGAGCTCCTCCCGGTGATGGAACACCCCTTCTACGGGTCCTGGGGCTACCAGACCACCGGCTACTTCGCCCCCACCTCTCGGTACGGATCGCCCCAGGACTTCATGTTCCTCATCGACACCCTGCATCAACACGGCGTGGGGGTGATCCTGGACTGGGTCCCCTCCCACTTTCCCTCCGACGAGCACGGCCTGGCCTACTTCGACGGTACCCATCTCTACGAGCACGCCGACCCCAAGGAAGGGTTTCACCCGGACTGGAAGAGCTACATTTTCAATTACGGCCGAAACGAGGTGCCGGAGTTCTTGATCTCGAGCGCGCTCTTCTGGCTCGACCGCTACCACGCCGACGGGCTGCGGGTGGACGCGGTGGCGTCCATGCTCTACCGGGACTACGCGCGCAACGAGGGAGAGTGGGTCCCCAACCGGTACGGGGGCCGGGAGAACCTGGAGGCCATCGAGTTCCTGAAGCTCCTCAACCGAACGGTGTACGAGCGCTTTCCCGACGTGCAGGTCGTCGCCGAGGAATCCACCGCCTGGCCCATGGTCACGCGCCCCGTGCACGTGGGGGGGCTCGGGTTCGGCCTGAAGTGGAACATGGGGTGGATGCACGACACTCTGGAGTAC
This DNA window, taken from Thermodesulfobacteriota bacterium, encodes the following:
- the glgB gene encoding 1,4-alpha-glucan branching protein GlgB, whose translation is MTATLYGPSLLTEHDVYLFKEGRHFRLYEKLGAHPLEHEGAEGTLFAVWAPNAQAVSVLGEWNGWDPGAHPLQPRWDGSGIWEGFVPEVGHGAHYKYRVEGPGGFRADKGDPYATRWEPPPRTASIVHGLDYAWGDGEWMASRGSRNALSAPMAVYEVHLGSWRRVPEEGDRPLTYRELAPRLAEHCREMGFTHVELLPVMEHPFYGSWGYQTTGYFAPTSRYGSPQDFMFLIDTLHQHGVGVILDWVPSHFPSDEHGLAYFDGTHLYEHADPKEGFHPDWKSYIFNYGRNEVPEFLISSALFWLDRYHADGLRVDAVASMLYRDYARNEGEWVPNRYGGRENLEAIEFLKLLNRTVYERFPDVQVVAEESTAWPMVTRPVHVGGLGFGLKWNMGWMHDTLEYFSQDPIHRKYHHERLTFSLWYAFTENFLLPLSHDEVVYGKGSLLQKMPGDDWQRFANLRVLLGYQVAHPGKVLLFMGGEFGQRDEWYHEKSLDWHLLEEEPHQGVHRWVRDLLALYRGEPALFEKDFAEEGFSWVDCHDALQSVVSFLRRGRDPGREVLVVANCTPVPRPNYRVGVPRGGFWREVLNSDARVYGGAGWGNVGGLEATPVPSHGHYQSLSATLPPLSILFFRPDG